Below is a window of Impatiens glandulifera chromosome 2, dImpGla2.1, whole genome shotgun sequence DNA.
cCACTTTCTTTGGAATTGTTGTTGGAAGTAGCGATCATGATCTTTGACTGTGTCAACAATTCGAAAGAACAATGAGCGAGACATTCGATAACTCCAACAAAACATTGTCTCCTTATACACTAGATTATCTGAAAAATAATCATTGTATAACCTACAATCGGCATTTTCACGATCAATTGATGACAATATGTCTAAGAATTGAACCACGATATAGTACTTGTTGGCTTTGTTGTTCAAGAAGTTGTTGGatgattatgtttttttattattgtgaaCACGACATAAATTTTGTCTTTGATAAATCATCATCTGAATGAAGAAGACGATGAATCAATCACTAACGTTGAAATTCATTACGGAGACGTGTAGTTTTGTAATCATTACTGTGAACACGACATAAATTTGGTTGTTTGATGAATCTTACCTGTTCATGAATCTTAAAgccacattttttaaattagaaacgaagggaaagaaagaaagataaatagTGGATTGGACGGAAGTAAGgatgaaaagaagagagagagggagagaaaaAAACCCGACATTCATGAATAGAATGCAGAAGATAATGAGAAGCTAGTCTCAAAgagaatatgggaggtaatccgagAAAAAGCGTTGAAAGTAGAATGAGCTCATCTCGTATGGTCAACCAAGATCATTCATCGACACCAGTTTATCCTATGACttgccttctaggaaagactcaacactcgtgaccgtatcaacaagtatatgaACATCCCGGACGTGAGCTATCTTCTATGCAACGAATGTGAAGAAACCATTGATCACCTCTTTGGGAGCTGCAGTATAGCATTGGAAATTTGGgacatattttctaaaattctggagctgatcagtttcctgaATGAatagaaagaaatcaaagaaacaacactactcaaagtcaAAGGAAACAGATTCGCAACAAACGTATTTAAGTTCGGCTTTGGAGAAGTAGTTTACAATATTTGGCATGAACGTAATGCGAGAGTCTATGGCAGAACCTGCAGAAGTGTTGAAGAATTATGAAGAGACATAGTCTCGGATTGTGGCACActtgcgggaacgtggagaaaagTTCAAAGTATGGAGCATAATTGGAATATCAACAGGAATTATAATTTACCGTGTactaaaatcattagaaactaaaacattgtaatcatatagttcatttacgtttttatttttattcagaatgataggacttcaaaattattctaggtctgtctagaatgatttCTTAAACTCGTATTTTTCCctgtttttgggaatttttaatgaaatgacgctaagtctttccaaaaaaaaaacaatttgaagGAACAATGAGCGAGACATTCGATATCTCTAACAAAACATGGTCTCATTATACACTGGATTATCTGAAAAATAATCATTGTATAATCTACAATCGGCATTTTCACGATCACGATTGATGACAATATGTCTAGGAATTGAACCACGATGTAGTACTTGTTGACTTTGTTGTTCAAGAAGTCGATGGATGATCATGTTGTTATTATTGTGAACACGACATAAATTATGTTGTCTTTGATGAATCATCATCTGAAgtaagaagatgatgatgaattaGTCACTAACGTTGAATTTCATTATGGAGACTTGTAGTTCTGGATAGTGGAAAATATATGTGATAAGTTATGAATGACTTAACAATATCAGAAGAATATGTTATGTATTTATAGTAATGTAATTTCAATATGATGGTAATATTGTCATTTTCAATCCAAATTGGTGGAGAAATAAAACCAACTTTTCAGTGTATAGtcatttctaattaattttagtgGAGAAATAGGATCAACTTTTCAGTGTATgatcatttcaattaatttaagtaAAGAAATGGGAAAATCTTTTCAGTGTATGGTCATTTCAacatttatctaccaattcaaATCAGACTTCTCATTTCGTGACATAAACTTCACTATGGTCAAACAACTAATTTTCTCGCATACTTTAACcaccaaaattaatttattttccaaTCGACCTCTATCTCTTTACTTTACTTTTACTTCGACAACATGTATAATTTCAACATTATACCAACAACTTGtatcaaatttttaatattaagattttGAGATGACATTGTAGtaatatactattttattatttaatgatttcTGAAAATTATAGTTAATAAGTTAGGGTAAATTTTACAAGATCAAAATAATACGACATGGGAAGGCTCAATTTAATCCATCCTCATAAAAGACTATATCTAGCTAATTTAAAACTcagaaaaattcaaaaatagaGAAGGGAAAGACCAAGAAGCATCTGCAATCTTAAGCTTAAAGTAGTCCCGTAAATCATAATATGAAGGTAAACTATTAACCAAAAcattggaaaataaaatttaactaaatacaTATATCACTaattacaataaacaaaaattcaaatacaAATATCGCGAGACTAATTACCTTGATTTCGACGATATCACTATAATCGAATCTATAATGtgatataactaaaattaaatctacctttattatgtaatatttactcaataataaatatagtacAAATTGAGAAACTATAAGAATAAGGATTGCAAATACTTGTGATGCAAAAATGCTTATTCTTATCTATATGCTTTTGATGAGAAATAACAATAAACATAGATATATTGAAAtcatataaagattgttattttaCTACTagcttatattataattaatattatcaatataattttgtaaatctCATCTTAATGTTTTAAACGTATTCATACGAAGATTTACTATCTTGTCATCCAACTTCAATTAATACACAAATTATAACCATGTTtaaaaatttgtataattaattatgggttttagtgatttttttcttcttaaatatttatgtttaaaaaaaataaaaattaaagatagcatattaatttataattctaaaaaaaatactctGAGGGGACTTTAATCCCAAAAGACTTATAAaatgtaatgtttttaattgatAAGTATAATCATTTATAAGTTAAGACTCTTAGAATGGTTACAAATAAGTtggttgaatttatatttaattaattagtttaaatttattgtcaaatatttttgattgaatggttacaatatatatataatataatgtaagGATTTTTATAAACCATTTCACATAAATTCagaatgattttcttttattaaggTTGGTGAGtctcaaattcaaataacccttttttttacttctctttgttttttttgttagacATGGTTTATAAGTTTAGGTAAAgatgtaaattaaattaatgtaaataacttaaaatttaatagaaaaaataatattaagaggATGATTTAGAATTAGGTAAGTAATTTTGAAActgtattaatttttaatattcaatttttttaatctatatattttgtaattaattttaatattttatcattatatttttttggaatatataaattcaaaaattattaattaactagaAAAGTTTatccaatttattttaattaaaatttctatatcaaatttagtaaaaaaaaatacagtataatctcaattcaaataaagataaaaacactttaatattatatgaattatgattttaaagaaaatattgtaccaaaaatatataaattatttctaattttaactTTGACGATTTATAATGACCTCAAAATGTTGAAATTTAAGcgttatcaaaatattaataagcaAATTAATTTACTACAAAAAAATAGTTTGGAAGGAAAATATTATTTCTGTTTTTTAAATACCAAAtattaattgtaatttaaacaatataaatttgaaCCCTAAGCACAAAACAACAACTTAAGAATTTCTTTTTCTCCTACACACAAGCTCTTCGTCTCCAACCTCACAACACTTTTTTCTTCTAGAACCACATTTATCATCGACAAATCATGAGCATCTAGGTAATAAAACTATGCTATATGCATTGCTatttataatctaatttatCTGGTGTTAATGTTGATCCATTCAGTCTAATGACGTCCCTTTCACAATAACATATTTGCAACGCTAGATAAACGAATTTTGAGCTCGCAATCGAGGAACGGTGTTTCACTCCTCAATGAAATTCGTACAAAGGTGACGAGTATGTCGTAATAGAGTTTCAACAACGATGATAATTTCGCCCAATGATGTTGAGGAAGGAGTGACTAGATCCATTCTAATAGACATAGCTATTTCCAGCTTGATTTGGCTCCGTTGAATCTTCTTCGTCAACAAATAGTAAGTTCAacgtttttgttttctttcatcTATGGAATAACTAAACATgcaataatatattcatttaagTTAGTATTCGGGTTTTTAATTAAACGAAAACAACTATTATTTATCTACACGAGACTATAACGCTAAAGATGTAGAGTTAaattaacaaaagaaaaacattttatagagaagataataaatatatgattggTTTTACACCATATTTTCAGCACACAAATACTATTTTCTTATGTGAATcacctctttaaaaaaatattattgtcatCAATATATGTTATTACTTGTTAGAAATAAGAAGCAATACAATACTTCAATTCTATTGCATCTTCAATCATCATTCATAATTGTAATAAAGAAACAGAGATAATCATAaagatttgaataaaattatgaactAATATATAGTTCatcaaatagaaataaaaaaacaatttagagAAAACAACATCATTTGAGGactaaaataacattattttctcCCTCCATTACTAGATCCAACTGCAGATGGATCAAACGCTGACTGCATCATCCACGGTAAGTGAACCATGTTGTTGCTGAAGTTAGATCCTCCTTGTTGGGGTTCAGGAGGATATTGATTATCATCGCGGGCTCCGTCATTGTTCATGTTTTGGGATCGGTTTCTATCGATCTCTTCAAACTTGCTAACTATGACTTGATTCATGGAATAAAgaatttgtaattcaatttgaCTTAAATCGATACTACCTTCAAAAAGTTTTCCTAAATATTCAAGACCCTCAAATTTGATGTTCTTCTCCTTCAAAATTTGCAATCTGGAGGATTCTATAGTTATCCTTTCAGAGAGGTGGACGTCTTGAGTTGTTGCTTTCTGTTCATTGGGAGGCACATTCATGAAATAAGACATCATATCCTTCACTGCCTCATGGGATGGAAACACTTCACATGGCTCAACATTATTGGTGTTAAAGAAGGCAAATGCAATACT
It encodes the following:
- the LOC124924331 gene encoding MADS-box transcription factor PHERES 1-like; protein product: MRRGKVKLTFIENAKSRKSFLTKRAVAISKMASELEILCGVSIAFAFFNTNNVEPCEVFPSHEAVKDMMSYFMNVPPNEQKATTQDVHLSERITIESSRLQILKEKNIKFEGLEYLGKLFEGSIDLSQIELQILYSMNQVIVSKFEEIDRNRSQNMNNDGARDDNQYPPEPQQGGSNFSNNMVHLPWMMQSAFDPSAVGSSNGGRK